Within the Eucalyptus grandis isolate ANBG69807.140 chromosome 1, ASM1654582v1, whole genome shotgun sequence genome, the region atatatttataataaatttaccctaaattagatattcatttcacagaaaatatgGCGttattgaaaaatgttttctataaagctatttttaggaaaagataatatttttccatgtttggttaaaacttgaaaataaactaaaaaatattGTTCATCATTCAGTATGgaaaatttcatttgattttccttCGTGCACTActtttaataatctttttattttttattttatttttcctttttctctttcttcttctttttggttggtttCAGGTAGATAAAAGGACAAAGAAGGGGGTGTGAGATAAGAAAGAGTTagtggggaaaatgtttttccctattttagaatactttttctattgatggaaaatgttttctctaaccaattaattttccataaaataaacaCTGGAAAATTCGGAAAAAGTTCTTTCGAAAGttgttttccgtgaaatgaTTGGAGTCTAACTTTTAGGCCACTAAAAATCTTAgactaatatatttgtgataaatttatatctgttgatttccattaaattggattaatataaaaaaatcacaaatttgtaCACATATGACAAACGGAGAGTAAAATCCTCAATCAGTATACTTGtcaattcaataaaaattaattgaaactgggaagataaatttgtcaaaagtgtactaagttaggatttttaataaccaaaaaattaatttagtaaatgcataaatttgggatttttcgtgaTACTAATCTTATCGTAAATTAAAGTCAGCTGACATGGGCGTTTAAGGTCAAATGGGAAGGTGTCGCCATTGCAAATAATGTGATGCAGAAGTCAAATGAAGGCTCCTAGCCCCACATTATTTTATTCGCACGCCGCATTATTTTATTCGCACGCCAAATTTGTAAGCGCGATTCTCACGCGCTGCCCACCCTTCCGATCTTGAGAAAAACCGGGAACTTGACGACCTTCTTGTCCTCGCCGTCATCCGCCCAAGCCCGCCGGAACCTCTCGACCGTGTCGCCGCTCAGGAGCTCCACGCCCTTCTCCTTCGCCGTCTGGTACCCCGACCACGACCTTATGTACGTGAGGAAATCCTCCACCCCCATGGTCCTCTCCGTCACGAACCGGACCGGCCCCGTGTCCTCCATCCCCTCGACCGGCTCGAACGGGAAATCGATGCCCCTGTACTCGCTGTCCACCAGCTTCCGGGCCGGGTCCCAGTACGGATTCGAGTCCACGGAGTAGAACCGGCGGAACACGGAGTTGACTGGGCCGTCGACCTCCGGGATCGTGTAGCACCACGCGGCGATCACGCCGTGGGGCTTCTTGAGGACGTGCTTCACCTGGCGGTAGAAAGTGGGGAGGTCGAACCAGTGGAGGGCTTGCGCGACCGTCACGAGGTCGACGCTCGATGCGGCCGAGACCTTCCGATCCAGCTCGGCCATCGACATGACCGGGGAAGTGAGCTCGTACCGGACGTTGGGGAGCCTCGGGGCGAACTCGAGCTGCTTCGGGCTCGTGTCCGTGGCCACGACATTGCCGTAGATCTCCGCAAGctgaaagaaaaatgacacGACTCCTTTACGGTCTGACCCGGCGGATCGAAAGCAATAGGACTGATGccaaagaaatggaaaatgcgGCCCGACAAGCCTATGGTACTCACGGATTGGGCGGCCTGGCCGCTGCCGGTGCCGGCGTCCCAGGCGAGGTCGCGGGCGGGCGTCTTGGAGGCGATGAAACGGAAGAGCTGCGGCGGATAGCTCGGCCGAGCCGCCACGTATTGCTGGGCTTGCTTCACGAACAGCTccgccatctctctctttctctctagcTAAGTGATTTTTGCTGTGCGGATTTTGGAATGAGAAGCTGTTCCAACCGCTCCGCATCGCAAATATAGGAGGGAGAGACCGTCCGTTGAGAAGCATCCGGCGGGCTTCCTTCTGCCGGGTCGTTTTTTTCCATCCTTTCTAGTCCACAACTAGGAAGCCAAATAGGTTCTTTTAATGGGTTTTTTTAATTCAAGTGCTATACGAATTACtgattgaaattattttttaggaatttaccctttttgttaatttaatcttgtAATTTACGCACTTGACTTCTCTagataggggaaaaaaaaagctccTGAAACTTTCGTGGAATTTTAATATCGACATGTTGGGTGTTTAAATAAGCCAATTGCGAATAGTACTCCTTTAAATGTTTGATGTTATGGTTGCTGCATTATACAATGAACAAATTATCGTAGGAAGCTTGAAAGTTGATCTAC harbors:
- the LOC104425360 gene encoding putative methyltransferase DDB_G0268948, translated to MAELFVKQAQQYVAARPSYPPQLFRFIASKTPARDLAWDAGTGSGQAAQSLAEIYGNVVATDTSPKQLEFAPRLPNVRYELTSPVMSMAELDRKVSAASSVDLVTVAQALHWFDLPTFYRQVKHVLKKPHGVIAAWCYTIPEVDGPVNSVFRRFYSVDSNPYWDPARKLVDSEYRGIDFPFEPVEGMEDTGPVRFVTERTMGVEDFLTYIRSWSGYQTAKEKGVELLSGDTVERFRRAWADDGEDKKVVKFPVFLKIGRVGSA